DNA from Aggregatimonas sangjinii:
ATCGGTGTAAGGTCTTCTCCCTACTGACACTAGGCAATAATCCCCTGTAAAGGTTACTTCCTCGCCTTTTTTATTGTCAGCTTTAACAATGACTTCGTTTCCTTTTCGTTCAACTGATTTTACCTTATGCGACAGCTCGAACTTCACTTTTTGCTTCTTCATGGTCTTCATCAACTCCTTCGAGAGGGCGGAATCCATATTGGCGATAATTCGGTCCATAAATTCGACTACCGTTACTTCGGCACCCAGACGTTTATACACCTGCCCTAGTTCCAGACCGATGACCCCACCACCGATTACAATCATGTGCTTGGGAATTTCAGGTAACTTTAAAGCTTCCGTAGACGTGATTACCCGCTCTTTGTCCAATTTGATGAACGGCAAATTCGAGGGTTTAGAGCCAGTAGCGATGATGATATTTTTAGCCTCGATAGTTTCCGTTTTTCCGTCGTTCTTTTTGATATTCACATGGGAGGCATCTTTGAAGCTACCAACACCCTCAAAAACATCGATTTTGTTTTTGTCCATCAAAAATTGAATCCCCTTTGTCGTCATATCGACGACACCTTGCTTTCGGGAAATCATTTTTTCCAAGTTCACCTTTACTTCACCTGGTATTTCGATGCCGTGTTCCTCAAAATGCTTCACGGCATCCTCGTAATGATGTGAAGAATCAAGTAGGGCTTTCGATGGAATACAACCCACATTGAGGCAAGTACCCCCTAAGGTGCTATATTTTTCGATAATCGCGGTCTTCATTCCAAGTTGTGCGCAGCGGATTGCCGCGACATAGCCTCCAGGGCCCGAGCCGATAACGGCTACATCATATTGAGTCATAGGTAATGGTGTTATTGAAATTTCACTTCAAAAATCAAGACACAAAAGTACGAATGTTTTGTTGGCGAACAATGAAGTGTTCCCGTTGAAATCGTTTCCAAAAAGAAGAAAAAACGGTCTATTAATACAAAGCAACTTTGGTTTCCGTCGCTCCTAATGACATCAGCAACTCCTTTACCTCAAGAGCTTCATCCCCTCCTTTTTCGGCATGGTGCAACAACGTAAACCCATGGGGCCCTTTGGCATGTAGCGTATTTGGAAAAGTGGCGAGCATTGGTTTTACGATGTCGATCTTCCCGAATAAGCAAGCCGTAAAAATATTGGCCTGGGCACCTTTATCCAAGAATAATCTAACCATGTCTTTATATCCCACATGGCTCGCAGCGCCCAACCCCGTTTCAAAATCACCCATTTTCCAGTCGTGGGCCGCATTTAACAAGTTTGGTTGCTCCTCCAACATTGATTTTACCTTTTCGATATCCTTATGCGACGCACCCACAAATTCCTGAACCATCTTCGGGTCGAGTTTCTCACCATCTTGGGGATTAAAGGAAAATAATGGTATTGCAGACAATACCAAACCCGCACTTCCTGCGCTGTATAAAAATTGTTTTCTGTTCATGGCCTTGTTTATCCGTGAACCAGGAAGTTAGGAAAAATGCTATTCGTACTCATCTGTTTAACAATACTTTATCAGTGTTTTGCGCCGTCAAGATGCTATTGATGACACCAGCGCACCTAAATCAGCACATTTGCAAGGGCAAAATCAAAATCGTAATATTAGGCACAACAAACCAAAGCACAATGCAAGACGAACCGCAGGACCAACATAGAGAAAATGAGAACATAGTAGAAAATAAGGAGTTGAGCATTTGGGAAGCCTTATTTCCAGTTGTAATCCTGGTAGGTATGTTAGCGTATAATGTATATGTCTTTAAGGATGATGCGCTAAGTGGCTCTAATCAGTTTATACTTTTATTGGGCGGGGCTGTAGCGGCCATTGTAGGGTATTTCAATAAGATATCTTACAAAAAAATGATGAAGGAGGTGGCCGAGAACGTGAAATCGACCTCGAGCGCCCTACTTATCTTGTTGATGGTCGGTGCCCTATCGGGAACTTGGTTGATCAGCGGCGTCATTCCTTCCATGATCTATTACGGACTACAAGTATTGAATCCCACAATATTTTTGGGGGCCTGTGTATTTATATGTGCCATAATTTCCATTGCCACCGGGAGCTCCTGGACGACTTCAGCCACGGTAGGCATTGCCTTGATTGGAATCGCCGAAGCTTTAGGCATCTCTTTAGGGATGACCGCGGGTGCCATTCTTTCAGGCGCCTATTTCGGGGATAAACTTTCTCCCTTGAGCGATACTACAAACCTAGCACCGGCAATGGCGGGAGGCGAATTGTTTTCGCACATTCGCTACATGACCATTACCACGGTGCCCACGATATTGGTAACCTTGACGGTTTTTATCATAATTGGCCTCACCATTGAAACGAACGGAACTACCGACACAGAAGCGATTTTAGCCTCTATCGATAGAAGTTTCAACATTACGCCTTGGCTATTTTTAGTGCCGGTGGTCGTCATCGGTCTTATTCTAAAGAAGACCCCTCCGCTTTTGGCCTTGCTGATCGGAACCTTACTCGGTGGCGTTTTCGCCCTAATTTTTCAACCAGGAATTGTTGCCACTATCGGAGGGAGCGATACCCTTACCTTTGAAAGCGCTTACAAAGGCATACTAAATGCGATTACCGTAAAATCAAATGTCGCCTCTGACAGCGAGGCACTGGCCGATTTGTTTTCATCCAAAGGGATGAGCGGTATGCTAGGGACCATTTGGCTTATTGTCTGTGCCATGGTTTTTGGGGGTATCATGGATGGTATCGGTGCGCTTTCCAGAATTACGAAATCATTACTCTCCATGGCCAAAAGCACCTTTGGCCTATTCGCGAGTACCGTGGGCAGTTGTTTAGCTTTGAACGTTACTGCTTCAGATCAATATCTGGCCATAGTTGTGCCGGGTAAAATGTTTTCCAAAGCCTACGCAGACAGAGGTTTAGCCCCCGAAAATTTAAGTAGGACTTTAGAGGATTCCGGAACGGTAACCTCTGTACTTATCCCATGGAATACCTGTGGCGCATATCACAGTGGTGTGCTCGGGGTGAGTGTGACCGACTATTTCTTTTATGCGATCTTCAACTGGCTAAGTCCGTTTATGACCTTGCTTTTTGCGGCCCTGAATATCAAAATAAAGATGTTGACGGCGTCAAAATAAAAGCTTAAACTACACTGCATAAACGCTATTTATTCTTTAATTTCACGATTCATTAAAACATACTAAAATGGCAACAGTAACACTACACGGAGATTCTATACATACCATAGGCGAACTTCCTGCAACTGGAAAAAGCGCTCCAGATTTCAAGCTCACCAAGAGTGATTTGTCTAGCGCTACCCTCGCCGATTATAAAGGCAAAAAAATCGTATTGAACATTTTCCCGAGTATCGATACCGGTACCTGCGCGAAATCCGTTCGGCAATTCAATAAAAAAGCCTCCGAGTTGGATAATACAACGGTACTTTGCATCTCCAAGGATCTCCCTTTCGCACAAGCCCGTTTTTGTGGTGCTGAAGGCATCGAAAACGTCGAAATGCTATCGGATTTCAGGGATGGTAATTTTGGAAAGGCCTATGGACTTGCATTTAGTGATGGTCCTTTAATGCCGCTCCATTCCAGAGCGGTCGTTGTATTAAACGGGGAAGGTGAGGTTACCTACACCGAACAGGTGCCTGAAATCGTTGACGAACCCAATTACGAAGCAGCCTTGGCGGCTTTATCGAATGGCTAAGGAATCCTTCATAGTAAACAGACTAAAAAGTGTGGGCTTCGCATTGCGCGGAGCCTTGCTTTTGGTACGTACAGAGGCCAGCATTAAGATACAGGTATTCATAGCCCTTGTGATGACGGCCGTAGGCTTCTATTTCGACATATCGAACACGGAATGGATTCTTCAAATTTTCGCCATCGGTATGGTCATGGGCATTGAAGGTCTGAATACGGCCATAGAAAAAATCTGTGATTACGTACAACCTGAATTCGATTCCAAAATAGGATTTATAAAAGACGTATCAGCCGGTGCCGTGATGCTTGTATCGATTGCCGCGACGCTGATCGGGTTGATCATCTATCTTCCAAAGATGTTTTGAAAGCCGTACCGAAAAGGTGGAACAATTATTACATCATACTTTAAAACAGTCTCTAAATTTGTACTTTTGACCCCAGAACTTAACTGTTAATGGCAAAGAAGGTTAGAAAGAAACGGGCGAAACCTACTAAAAAACCCAGTTCCTTTAAAATATCCAAACAAAATAAAATCATACTGGGAAGCCTTTTGATGCTTTTCAGCATTGCCCTATTCTTCTCATTTGTCTCCTTTTATTTTACATGGCAAGACGACCAGAGCCTGCTCACCGAATTCAAGGTGCGAAATGAAGCCGCACAAAATCTGTTAAACAAGTTCGGGGCCGCGGTAAGCCATTTCTTTATGTATAAGGGTTTTGGCGTTGCATCCCTTGTGATACCGGGCTTACTTTTTATGAGTGGACTTTATCGTTTTCTGAGTATGCCGGCCAAAGGTTTGGTCAAAAAATACATTTGGGGACTTTTATTCATGATTTGGATTTCCGTGGCACTTGGCTTTTTTGCCGCGGAAAGACCGCTTTTGGGAGGTCTCGTAGGTTACGAAATCAATGACTTCCTACAGGACTATGCCGGTAAACTTGGTGTTTTTCTGCTGCTTCTGTTCGGTTTGATTTTTATTTTGGTTCGTTTTTTCCAATTTAGCCCGGACGGGATTTTTGAATTTCTGAAAAAAAAGGTGGCGGCGTTCGATTCCAAGCCAAAAAAAGTGAATTCCTCCGGTACGACTAGTGATGAGGATAGTTCCTTCGAAGTACAGCTAGAGGAAGACACACCCGTAGTTATCGACACCTATACCCATAAAAACGACATCCCTCCTATTGAAAAAGAACCTGCTTCCGAAGGGGTTTTGGAAATTACGGAACCCACAGTCGACGAAGAATCCATTGAAGACCTTAAAATAGAAGTAGAGAAAATAGTTGAGGAAAAAGAGGAGAAAGATAACATTGCCGATAAACTTGTTGATGATTTCGGGGAGTTCGACCCTACCTTGGAGCTCGGTAATTACAAATTCCCACATATTGATTTGTTGGACCAACATGGTGCCACTGGCGGAATCACGATCAATCAAGAAGAACTGGAAGAAAATAAAAATAAAATCGTCAACACGCTCAAGAACTACAAAATCGGGATAGCCCAAATCAAGGCCACCATTGGTCCTACGGTAACCCTATATGAAATCGTTCCCGAAGCAGGAGTGCGCATTTCAAAAATCAAGAATCTTGAGGATGATATCGCCCTTTCCTTAGCTGCACTGGGGATTCGTATCATTGCCCCCATTCCCGGTAAGGGTACCATCGGGATTGAAGTCCCCAATAAAAATGCCACTATAGTGTCGATGCGGTCGGTAATCGCTTCCACTAAATTTCAAAAGGCCGAAATGCAGTTGCCGATCGCCTTTGGCAAAACCATAAGCAATGAGACGTTCGTAGTCGATTTGGCCAAAATGCCTCACCTTTTAATGGCAGGTGCTACCGGTCAAGGAAAATCCGTGGGATTGAACGCGGTCTTAACCTCCCTATTGTACAAAAAGCATCCCGCGGAGGTGAAATTTATTTTGGTAGACCCCAAAAAGGTAGAACTGACCCTCTACAATAAGATAGAACGCCATTTTCTGGCCAAACTACCAGGTGTTGAAGAGGCGATTATTACCGATAATACCAAGGTCATCCATACCTTGAATTCGCTCTGTATTGAAATGGATAATCGCTATGAACTGCTTAAACTGGCCATGGTACGAAACATTAAGGAATACAACCATAAGTTCAAGAAACGAAAATTGAATCCGCATGATGGGCATCGGTTTCTACCCTACATCATCTTGGTCATTGACGAGTTCGCCGATTTGATCATGACGGCCGGAAAGGAAGTCGAAACTCCTGTGGCCCGTTTGGCGCAATTGGCCAGGGCCATCGGTATACATTTAATTATTGCGACGCAGCGACCCTCGGTGAATGTAATTACAGGAATCATCAAAGCGAACTTCCCGGCAAGAATCGCCTTTAGAGTAGCTTCCAAAATAGATTCCAGAACTATTTTAGACGCCCAAGGTGCTGATCAGTTGATCGGACGCGGGGATATGCTCTACACCCAAGGTAATGACGTTACCCGTATTCAATGTGCCTTTGTAGATACGCCTGAAGTGGATAAGATCACTGAGTTCATCGGTTCTCAGCGTGCCTACCCGGAGGCATACGAGTTACCGGAGTATGTCGGGGAGGATTCTGGCACAAGTATTGATTACAACATATCGGAACGGGATGCGAAGTTCAGGGAAGCGGCAGAAGTTATTGTAACCGCCCAGCAAGGTTCTGCCTCACTGATCCAACGAAAATTAAAATTGGGCTACAACCGTGCAGGCAGAATCGTAGATCAACTCGAAGCCGCGGGTATCGTAGGTCCCTTTGAAGGTAGTAAGGCAAGGCAGGTGCTTGTGCCTGATCTGACTTCTCTGGACTTATTGCTCCAAAACGAAAAAGGATAGTCAATTTATCAAATAGAGAATAGTGCTACTGATATAATCACAGTACGAAAAACATAAAAATAATATCATGAAGAGAATTTTACTTTTGACTTTGGTGTTTGCAAGTACATGGACCACTTTTGCCCAGAACGATCCCAAGGCCGAGGCTTTATTGGACGAAGTCTACGCTAAAGTCAAGGGATATGATAACATTTACGTAGACTTTAAATACGTGCTCAGCAATGCCGAGGCCGGTATCAATCAAGAGACACGCGGAGAGGTCACTATGCAGGGAGATAAGTACCTAGGCGATCTCTTCGGGGCCAAACAATTATACGACGGCACCAAAGTCTACACCATTGTTCCTGAAAACGAGGAGGTGACCATTGAGGATAAAACTACAGACGATAATGAAATGTCACCCTCTAGCCTACTTACGTTCTACAGGCAAGGGCATACCTATCAAATGGACATTACGCAAAATGTTCAGGGCCGAAAAATACAATATGTGAAATTAACCCCGATGGATACCGATTCGGAAGTAAAATCCAGATTGCTGGGTATCGATGCGGAAACCAAGCACATTTACAAACTGATCGAAACCGGTAAAAACGGCACTACCACTACGATTACTGTTAATTCTTTTAAAACAAATCAAGCTTTGTCCGGAAGCTTATTTACTTTTGATGCGAAGAAGTACGAAGACGATGGGTACTATATCATACGAAACTAAGCTAACTTAAGCCGTTGCGACTCCTAGACCGATACATTTTATCGCGATTTTTATTCAATTTTTTCAGCTCGTTTGTCATATTGATGTTCATCTTCATATTTCAAACGATATGGCTTTTTATTGATGATTTGGCAGGTAAGGGACTCGATATCGTTATTATCGGTAAGTTCCTTTTTTATCTCATGCCGAACTTGACGGAAAAGGTGCTTCCGCTTACGGTACTCCTCTCATCCATTCTTACTTTCGGAACGTTTGCCGAAAATTATGAATTTGCCGCGATGAAAGCTTCGGGCATTTCGCTGCAACGCGCCATGTTACCCCTTATCATTTTTGTCATCTTCCTCTGCGGGGTTACCTTTTACTTTGCCAACAGCGTAATTCCAGCTTCCGAACAAAAAATCTATAACATGCGGCGTAACATCGCCAAGGTAAAACCTGCCGCTGCGATAGAGGAAGGCGTTTTTAGCGATTTTGAGGGTATGAGTATCAAGGTGGCCGAAAAGTACGGGGAAAAAGACCGATTTTTGAGGGAGATCATCGTACATCAAAAAACCCCGACGAATATAAATAATGAGGTGATCAAGGCCAAAAGCGGCGAATTGGTCAGCAGTCAGAAATCGGATGTAATTCAACTTATACTGAAAGACGGGCACCATTATCAGGATGTACAAACCAGAAAAAATACAGAAAAAAGAAAATACCCCTTTGTAAAGTCCACCTTTGATATCTATCGTATCAACATCGAGATCCCCGAATTGGAGCAAGACCTAGAAGCCGAGGGAGATATCAGTACCTATAAAATGAAAAACGTTTCTCGCTTGACTCAGGATATCGATTCGCTGAATAAAGACAATATTAGGATTGTCGAAGCTTTTTCAAAGAATATTATCAGTCGCAGCGGTGGTTTTATTCCTCTTATCAAAAAAAATGCAAGGACCAAAGCGAAAGAGCAAAATGCCAAAAAATTAAAAAATTTTATCAATAGTACTGCACTTCAGGAAGCTATTGAAGAAAACAATGAAGCATCTGAAGAATATATGCTTCAATCAATAAATGATTCGATTACACCAACCAATGCCGCATTCGAAAAATCGAACAATATTCTCGATTTATACGAGGAAGGACAGCAAATACGAATCGTGAACTCCGCCAAAACCTCGGTCTCCAATATCTTGACCACGATAGGTGGGAAAAAAGATGAATTAGACAAAAGGTACAAAATTCACAACCTCCATATCTTATCGCTTCACAAAAAATTCGCGCTGGCACTCTCTTGTATCATCCTATTCTTCGTAGGGGCGCCTTTAGGTGCCATCATTCGAAAAGGTGGGGTCGGTTTACCTATGGTCATTGCGATAATTTTATTTTTGGTGTATTATTTCGTCGGGGTATTTGGTGAAAACTATGCGAAGGAAAGCAATATTCATCCCATTTTGGGCGCGTGGGTTTCTACATTGATTATGCTACCTTTGGGCATATTTCTGACGAAACGGGCTACCGCTGATAAAGGTGGGGTAAATTTTGCCAGTTTTATAGGGCAAATTAAAGGGGTTTTCTCAAGAAAGCAGGTCGAAGAAAAAAACCGTATC
Protein-coding regions in this window:
- a CDS encoding LolA family protein, coding for MKRILLLTLVFASTWTTFAQNDPKAEALLDEVYAKVKGYDNIYVDFKYVLSNAEAGINQETRGEVTMQGDKYLGDLFGAKQLYDGTKVYTIVPENEEVTIEDKTTDDNEMSPSSLLTFYRQGHTYQMDITQNVQGRKIQYVKLTPMDTDSEVKSRLLGIDAETKHIYKLIETGKNGTTTTITVNSFKTNQALSGSLFTFDAKKYEDDGYYIIRN
- a CDS encoding ankyrin repeat domain-containing protein, producing the protein MNRKQFLYSAGSAGLVLSAIPLFSFNPQDGEKLDPKMVQEFVGASHKDIEKVKSMLEEQPNLLNAAHDWKMGDFETGLGAASHVGYKDMVRLFLDKGAQANIFTACLFGKIDIVKPMLATFPNTLHAKGPHGFTLLHHAEKGGDEALEVKELLMSLGATETKVALY
- a CDS encoding FtsK/SpoIIIE family DNA translocase, whose protein sequence is MAKKVRKKRAKPTKKPSSFKISKQNKIILGSLLMLFSIALFFSFVSFYFTWQDDQSLLTEFKVRNEAAQNLLNKFGAAVSHFFMYKGFGVASLVIPGLLFMSGLYRFLSMPAKGLVKKYIWGLLFMIWISVALGFFAAERPLLGGLVGYEINDFLQDYAGKLGVFLLLLFGLIFILVRFFQFSPDGIFEFLKKKVAAFDSKPKKVNSSGTTSDEDSSFEVQLEEDTPVVIDTYTHKNDIPPIEKEPASEGVLEITEPTVDEESIEDLKIEVEKIVEEKEEKDNIADKLVDDFGEFDPTLELGNYKFPHIDLLDQHGATGGITINQEELEENKNKIVNTLKNYKIGIAQIKATIGPTVTLYEIVPEAGVRISKIKNLEDDIALSLAALGIRIIAPIPGKGTIGIEVPNKNATIVSMRSVIASTKFQKAEMQLPIAFGKTISNETFVVDLAKMPHLLMAGATGQGKSVGLNAVLTSLLYKKHPAEVKFILVDPKKVELTLYNKIERHFLAKLPGVEEAIITDNTKVIHTLNSLCIEMDNRYELLKLAMVRNIKEYNHKFKKRKLNPHDGHRFLPYIILVIDEFADLIMTAGKEVETPVARLAQLARAIGIHLIIATQRPSVNVITGIIKANFPARIAFRVASKIDSRTILDAQGADQLIGRGDMLYTQGNDVTRIQCAFVDTPEVDKITEFIGSQRAYPEAYELPEYVGEDSGTSIDYNISERDAKFREAAEVIVTAQQGSASLIQRKLKLGYNRAGRIVDQLEAAGIVGPFEGSKARQVLVPDLTSLDLLLQNEKG
- the tpx gene encoding thiol peroxidase; amino-acid sequence: MATVTLHGDSIHTIGELPATGKSAPDFKLTKSDLSSATLADYKGKKIVLNIFPSIDTGTCAKSVRQFNKKASELDNTTVLCISKDLPFAQARFCGAEGIENVEMLSDFRDGNFGKAYGLAFSDGPLMPLHSRAVVVLNGEGEVTYTEQVPEIVDEPNYEAALAALSNG
- the nhaC gene encoding Na+/H+ antiporter NhaC, whose protein sequence is MQDEPQDQHRENENIVENKELSIWEALFPVVILVGMLAYNVYVFKDDALSGSNQFILLLGGAVAAIVGYFNKISYKKMMKEVAENVKSTSSALLILLMVGALSGTWLISGVIPSMIYYGLQVLNPTIFLGACVFICAIISIATGSSWTTSATVGIALIGIAEALGISLGMTAGAILSGAYFGDKLSPLSDTTNLAPAMAGGELFSHIRYMTITTVPTILVTLTVFIIIGLTIETNGTTDTEAILASIDRSFNITPWLFLVPVVVIGLILKKTPPLLALLIGTLLGGVFALIFQPGIVATIGGSDTLTFESAYKGILNAITVKSNVASDSEALADLFSSKGMSGMLGTIWLIVCAMVFGGIMDGIGALSRITKSLLSMAKSTFGLFASTVGSCLALNVTASDQYLAIVVPGKMFSKAYADRGLAPENLSRTLEDSGTVTSVLIPWNTCGAYHSGVLGVSVTDYFFYAIFNWLSPFMTLLFAALNIKIKMLTASK
- the lpdA gene encoding dihydrolipoyl dehydrogenase, encoding MTQYDVAVIGSGPGGYVAAIRCAQLGMKTAIIEKYSTLGGTCLNVGCIPSKALLDSSHHYEDAVKHFEEHGIEIPGEVKVNLEKMISRKQGVVDMTTKGIQFLMDKNKIDVFEGVGSFKDASHVNIKKNDGKTETIEAKNIIIATGSKPSNLPFIKLDKERVITSTEALKLPEIPKHMIVIGGGVIGLELGQVYKRLGAEVTVVEFMDRIIANMDSALSKELMKTMKKQKVKFELSHKVKSVERKGNEVIVKADNKKGEEVTFTGDYCLVSVGRRPYTDGLNAEAAGVKLTERGMIEVNDHLQTAVPNIYAIGDVVRGAMLAHKAEEEGTMVAELIAGQKPHIDYNLIPGVVYTWPEVAAVGKTEEELKEAGVEYKAGQFPMRALGRSRASGDVDGFVKILADKKTDEVLGVHMIGARCADLITEAVTAMEFRASAEDMARMSHAHPTYAEAVKEAALAATGDRALHV
- a CDS encoding LptF/LptG family permease; its protein translation is MRLLDRYILSRFLFNFFSSFVILMFIFIFQTIWLFIDDLAGKGLDIVIIGKFLFYLMPNLTEKVLPLTVLLSSILTFGTFAENYEFAAMKASGISLQRAMLPLIIFVIFLCGVTFYFANSVIPASEQKIYNMRRNIAKVKPAAAIEEGVFSDFEGMSIKVAEKYGEKDRFLREIIVHQKTPTNINNEVIKAKSGELVSSQKSDVIQLILKDGHHYQDVQTRKNTEKRKYPFVKSTFDIYRINIEIPELEQDLEAEGDISTYKMKNVSRLTQDIDSLNKDNIRIVEAFSKNIISRSGGFIPLIKKNARTKAKEQNAKKLKNFINSTALQEAIEENNEASEEYMLQSINDSITPTNAAFEKSNNILDLYEEGQQIRIVNSAKTSVSNILTTIGGKKDELDKRYKIHNLHILSLHKKFALALSCIILFFVGAPLGAIIRKGGVGLPMVIAIILFLVYYFVGVFGENYAKESNIHPILGAWVSTLIMLPLGIFLTKRATADKGGVNFASFIGQIKGVFSRKQVEEKNRIDIQQIENSLSESRRLSNDEIDMLRKSLVATGQFVKNRSINDGSEFIEIHERNLKNLILLKRTDSSGFIDRQLVKYPKITVKEVDFFLRKKRKNFDFVEFLTGKVFGFFINLIKTGGNSLKEIESKLEEISRLNESLAQLISNSKQQL
- a CDS encoding diacylglycerol kinase, with the protein product MAKESFIVNRLKSVGFALRGALLLVRTEASIKIQVFIALVMTAVGFYFDISNTEWILQIFAIGMVMGIEGLNTAIEKICDYVQPEFDSKIGFIKDVSAGAVMLVSIAATLIGLIIYLPKMF